A window of the Ostrea edulis chromosome 1, xbOstEdul1.1, whole genome shotgun sequence genome harbors these coding sequences:
- the LOC125664902 gene encoding potassium voltage-gated channel protein Shaw-like gives MARRRWIYAIFINVGGTIFQTRMSTLKNIPDSRLGNLSPASPEYNAETDEYFFDHSPVLFNEILDLYRTGELHIPSNCCGAVVQRELEYWKIPKCLISECCIHSYHRFVHDQNTIQSIRESFDEILDYDPRDWREGKFNKLLRTVWITLEQPKSSTCAKIFNALYLSLVMLSVFVFLLSYQPYCRTEIMTYEKLVFLKNYSSISLFRSVNLNNAKQVMFLTTAVHPVLDNIDLFCITFFTLELLAHFFSCPRKLKFFTYVLNVLDLYLVVAMWITYAIETHIESYLDDTRMINFYSTLKASLVLRLLRFFRLMKQFSALKILFMSLKASIKELLLLFITFLLSSVLFASFMYFAEFDIQDVFPTIIESMWWAIITMTTVGYGDMSPRSFPGKLVGIACAAVGIVIIAMPIAVVAANFSEYYLKNSERRLRGQLMKNKKKKQSCCSWGESRQVDHYSTGQPSPNNQIKRKNSKLTGINAHSSKANASNGSSKKQKGKKSKKFSDGMRSTETPSSAISRKTDVDEKHNGIWCDVPDLPV, from the exons ATGGCAAGACGGAGATGGATATATGCAATATTCATCAATGTTGGTGGAACCATTTTCCAAACAAGGATGTccacattgaaaaatattccgGATTCTCGCCTGGGAAATCTGTCTCCGGCCTCCCCCGAGTACAACGCTGAAACGGATGAATATTTCTTTGATCACAGTCCAGTTCTGTTCAATGAAATCCTCGACCTATACCGTACCGGTGAGCTTCACATTCCCTCCAACTGTTGTGGCGCTGTAGTACAGAGGGAACTGGAATACTGGAAGATTCCAAAGTGTTTAATTTCCGAATGTTGCATCCATTCGTATCATAGGTTTGTCCATGATCAGAACACGATCCAGTCAATCCGAGAATCTTTTGATGAGATTCTTGATTACGATCCAAGAGATTGGAGAGAAGGCAAATTTAATAAACTTTTGAGAACAGTTTGGATAACTCTTGAACAACCAAAATCCTCCACGTGTGCCAag ATATTCAACGCCTTATACCTGTCTTTGGTCATGCTGTCCGTTTTTGTTTTCCTCCTCTCCTACCAGCCATACTGTCGAACCGAAATTATGACATACGAAAAGCTAGTCTTTCTGAAAAACTATTCCTCCATCTCATTGTTCAGGTCAGTGAACTTGAACAACGCCAAACAAGTGATGTTTTTAACCACAGCAGTTCACCCAGTGCTGGATAACATCGATCTGTTTTGCATAACCTTTTTCACGCTTGAGTTACTGGCGCATTTCTTTTCTTGCCCGCGAAAGTTGAAGTTCTTTACCTATGTGCTCAATGTCCTTGATCTGTACCTTGTGGTTGCCATGTGGATCACTTATGCCATTGAGACGCATATAGAAAGTTATTTGGATGATACCAGAATGATTAATTTCTACTCTACATTAAAAGCATCGTTAGTACTACGTTTGCTAAGGTTTTTCAGACTTATGAAGCAATTCAGTGCTCTAAAAATTTTGTTCATGTCTCTGAAAGCAAGCATCAAGGAATTgttgcttttattcataacttttctACTATCGTCCGTTCTGTTTGCTAGTTTTATGTACTTCGCTGAATTTGATATACAGGATGTCTTTCCAACTATTATTGAAAGTATGTGGTGGGCCATCATCACTATGACAACTGTTGGATATGGAGACATGTCCCCGCGGTCCTTTCCTGGAAAACTTGTGGGCATTGCTTGTGCAGCTGTAGGTATAGTGATTATAGCGATGCCAATAGCGGTTGTTGCAGCTAATTTCAGTGAGTATTATTTAAAGAATAGTGAGAGAAGACTTCGTGGACAGTTGATGAAGAACAAGAAGAAGAAACAATCATGTTGCAGCTGGGGTGAATCTCGGCAAGTTGACCATTACAGCACTGGTCAGCCTTCACCAAACAATCAAATAAAGAGGAAAAATTCTAAACTGACAGGCATAAATGCCCATTCCTCAAAAGCAAATGCTTCAAATGGTTCTTCTAAAAAGCAAAAAGGCAAAAAAAGTAAGAAGTTTTCGGATGGAATGAGAAGTACAGAAACACCATCGTCTGCCATTTCGCGAAAGACGGATGTAGATGAAAAACATAATGGAATTTGGTGCGATGTACCCGACTTGCCGGTTTAA
- the LOC125683892 gene encoding potassium voltage-gated channel protein Shaw-like, translating into MDEDGSQRILPTTINVGGTTFQTTMATLKKIPLTRLSRLCPSSPEYNQEYGEYFFDHNPTLFQEILDLYRSGELHIPSNICGAVFKREMEYWEIPKHLVSECCFHSFHRYISDMSTITSIQDSLADVLDYDPDDTKNSCWLRLKRRIWIFLDQPKSSKCAQVWTCIIEQVKNFFKQNKLSKLPVDGCNYLR; encoded by the coding sequence ATGGACGAAGATGGCAGTCAGCGAATTCTTCCCACCACCATTAACGTTGGGGGGACGACATTCCAGACTACAATGGCTACACTAAAGAAAATTCCCCTGACCCGCCTGTCGCGTCTGTGTCCATCCTCTCCGGAGTACAATCAGGAGTACGGGGAATATTTCTTTGACCACAATCCTACCCTCTTCCAAGAAATTCTCGATTTGTACCGATCAGGTGAACTCCACATTCCCAGTAATATCTGTGGTGCTGTCTTTAAGAGAGAGATGGAGTACTGGGAGATTCCCAAACATCTGGTGTCCGAGTGTTGCTTTCACTCCTTTCACCGCTACATCAGTGACATGAGCACCATCACCTCCATCCAAGACTCCTTAGCAGACGTTCTAGATTATGACCCGGACGACACCAAGAACAGTTGTTGGCTTAGGTTGAAGAGAAGAATCTGGATTTTCTTGGATCAACCCAAGTCTTCAAAATGTGCACAGGTATGGACTTGTATTATAGAGCAAGTGAAAAACTTCTTCAAACAAAATAAACTCAGTAAATTACCGGTAGATGGGTGTAACTATTTGAGATGA